The following is a genomic window from Hymenobacter gelipurpurascens.
CAATGCGTACCTTGGCATGGGCGTTATAGCCCTCCATTCACTATCTACCTCACTTGATGAAAACGTTCTATCTGGCCCTTGGGCTGGGGCTGGCCGTGGCCGCTACGGCGCAGGCCCAGCAATCGGCAGCCGGTTATCAGATTGCCCTCGACCTGCAAAATATTCAAAACGACCGGGTGAAAGTGGTGGTGCAAACGCCCCCCATAAAGGAGGCGCAGGTTACCTATGTAATGCCCTCCGTGGTGCCGGGCTCGTACTCCAAAAAAGACTACGGACGGTTCGTGACCAGCTTCAAGGCATTTGACTCGAAGGACAAACCGCTGAAAGTAAAGAACAACGGCCCCAATCTGTTCGTTATCGACAACGCCAAGAACCTGGCCCGCCTAGAGTACCTCGTGGATGATACCTGGGACGCCAAGCAGGACGACTCGTTCATTTTCCAGCCTGGCGGCACCAACATTGAAGCCGGCCGCAACGTCACACTGAACCACTACGGTTTCTATGGCTACTTGGAAGGCTACAAGATGCTGCCCTACCAGGTAAGCGTGCAGAAACCCGCCGACTTCTATGGCGCCTCGGCGCTGGATGTGCGCCATGAGTCGCCGACCAAAGACGTGTTTTCGGCCAACGACTACGTAACCCTGGCCGATGGTCCGGTGCTCTACAACAAGCCCGATACAGCCAGCTTCAGCACCGGTGGCGCCCGTATTTCGGTGGCCGTATTATCGGAGGGCGGCGTAGTAAAAGCAGCCCAGGTGAGCGAAATGCTGCGGCCGATGTCGGAGGCGCTGACCAAGTTTTTTGGGAAGATGCCGGTGCCGAAGTATCAGTTTCTGATGTACTTCCCCAGCCTCACCTCGCCGCTGAATAGCAAAAACGGCGGCTACGGGGCCATGGAGCACAGCTACTCCTCCCTCTATTTCCTGCCCGAAATTCCGGACCAGGACCGTATGCGGAGCATGGTGCTGGAAGTGGCCTCGCATGAGTTTCTGCACATGTTGGCCCCGCTTAACATTCATAGCAAGGAAATAGGGGAGTTCGACTTCCAGAACCCGAAAATGTCGCAGCACTTGTGGCTGTATGAGGGCGTGACGGAGTACGTGTCGCAGCTGGTGCAGGTGCGCGGCGGCCTGATTACGCCCGACGAGTTTCGGGAGCGGATGAAGGGCAAAATCGATAAGTCGCAGGAGTTCAAGGATGTGTCGTTCACGGAAATGAGCCGCA
Proteins encoded in this region:
- a CDS encoding M61 family metallopeptidase, which translates into the protein MKTFYLALGLGLAVAATAQAQQSAAGYQIALDLQNIQNDRVKVVVQTPPIKEAQVTYVMPSVVPGSYSKKDYGRFVTSFKAFDSKDKPLKVKNNGPNLFVIDNAKNLARLEYLVDDTWDAKQDDSFIFQPGGTNIEAGRNVTLNHYGFYGYLEGYKMLPYQVSVQKPADFYGASALDVRHESPTKDVFSANDYVTLADGPVLYNKPDTASFSTGGARISVAVLSEGGVVKAAQVSEMLRPMSEALTKFFGKMPVPKYQFLMYFPSLTSPLNSKNGGYGAMEHSYSSLYFLPEIPDQDRMRSMVLEVASHEFLHMLAPLNIHSKEIGEFDFQNPKMSQHLWLYEGVTEYVSQLVQVRGGLITPDEFRERMKGKIDKSQEFKDVSFTEMSRKILEAPYKDMYNNVYEKGALLGLLLDIRIRELSQGRQTLRDVLLALREKYGPNRSFEDSQLIPEVVALTNPQLQQFFDRYVIGAEPLPLQEYFGKIGWTYAPVGQAKVKAFGNIGFGYDQGKDQFRAMKTKAEENAFGLNEGDVILAINGQAVNMQSAEKLLRPLVEPKTADPVRVKFRTGANGPEQERQATPREFDVEVKNLVEAVPTPTPTQQALQDGLFKG